Genomic DNA from Lactococcus garvieae:
TCTTTTTTTATACTTGTTGATGATGTTTTCCCTCGAGGAAAATACATAATATTGAGATTTGGAAATTCGTCTTTCAAGAAATCAAATTTCCCTTTCCAATCATCACCCATAGCAAAAATATCGACATCAAACATATCAATATAGAGGGACTTATCCTCCCATGTTTGCTCAGGAATGACAAGATCGACATATCTAATGGACTCTAAGATATACTTTCTGGTCGCATATTCTTGATAAGCCTTTTTTTCTTTT
This window encodes:
- the tagD gene encoding glycerol-3-phosphate cytidylyltransferase, whose translation is MNKEKRVLVAGTFDILHESHVDLLRNAKNLGDKLIVMLSTDEFNAEKEKKAYQEYATRKYILESIRYVDLVIPEQTWEDKSLYIDMFDVDIFAMGDDWKGKFDFLKDEFPNLNIMYFPRGKTSSTSIKKDLGRLYVSDINVENK